A genomic window from Agreia sp. COWG includes:
- a CDS encoding ribonuclease HII, giving the protein MDVPRQLLRRLRRGPERGSEIAVSDPSLDVERELERQGARIVIGIDEVGRGALAGPVAVGVCVVRASDCAPIPVGLRDSKMLSEPARERLAPLAAEWALDSAVGLATPAEVDELGIVACLGLAAKRGLGLLFHRGVDVSGAVILLDGSHNWLAPALSTPLTVVTRVKADRDCASVAAASVVAKVHRDRLMIDRHVETPVYGWSSNKGYGSPTHMEAIATHGASDYHRRSWLKQSTPVATP; this is encoded by the coding sequence ATGGACGTTCCTCGACAACTACTCCGACGTCTTCGCCGGGGTCCCGAGCGAGGATCCGAAATAGCCGTCTCAGACCCCAGCCTCGACGTCGAACGTGAGCTCGAGCGCCAGGGTGCGCGTATCGTCATCGGCATCGACGAGGTCGGTCGAGGGGCGCTCGCCGGCCCGGTCGCCGTCGGAGTGTGCGTGGTGAGAGCCAGTGACTGCGCCCCCATCCCGGTGGGGCTGCGCGACTCCAAGATGCTGTCCGAACCCGCCCGCGAGAGGCTTGCCCCGCTCGCCGCTGAGTGGGCGCTCGACAGCGCGGTCGGGCTGGCCACACCGGCCGAGGTCGACGAGCTCGGCATCGTCGCGTGCCTGGGCCTGGCCGCCAAGCGCGGCCTCGGCCTGCTCTTTCACCGGGGCGTGGATGTCTCGGGAGCGGTCATTCTGCTCGACGGCTCCCACAACTGGCTGGCCCCGGCCCTGTCGACACCGTTGACCGTCGTGACCCGGGTGAAAGCCGACCGTGACTGCGCGTCAGTGGCCGCGGCATCAGTGGTCGCGAAGGTGCACCGGGATCGGCTCATGATCGACCGGCACGTCGAGACTCCCGTCTACGGGTGGAGCAGCAACAAGGGCTACGGGAGCCCCACGCATATGGAGGCCATCGCCACGCATGGCGCGAGCGACTACCACCGGCGAAGCTGGCTCAAGCAATCGACCCCCGTTGCGACGCCGTAG
- a CDS encoding YraN family protein, with the protein MKAKDALGRQGEQIATSYLADAGFLILERNWRCVHGEIDVICRDSLDTVFVEVKTRSSTAFGHPFETITEQKLTRIRRLAGAWCEAHADQRIGSIRIDVVSVLAPPGRLPLVEHLRGVFR; encoded by the coding sequence ATGAAGGCAAAAGACGCCCTGGGTCGCCAGGGTGAACAGATCGCGACGAGTTACCTGGCTGACGCGGGCTTCCTCATCCTCGAGCGAAATTGGCGGTGCGTGCACGGCGAGATCGATGTGATCTGCCGCGACAGCCTCGACACCGTGTTCGTCGAGGTCAAGACCCGCTCATCGACCGCGTTCGGGCACCCGTTCGAGACGATCACCGAACAGAAGCTCACCCGCATCCGGCGGCTGGCCGGGGCGTGGTGCGAGGCGCACGCCGATCAGCGAATCGGCTCCATCCGAATAGACGTCGTGTCGGTACTCGCGCCGCCCGGTCGCTTGCCGCTCGTCGAACATCTGCGCGGGGTGTTCCGGTGA
- a CDS encoding MBL fold metallo-hydrolase, whose translation MKLAPHLHRIGNDIVAAYLIETEEGVTVVDAGLPGHWKDLVRELASMGRTPDDVRGLILTHGDSDHIGFAERLRREHKVPVYVHSADADRAKGGDKPKATIGRFRIGALLGFAGYTLRKNGLRATYLTDVVEVADGDVLPLPGAPVIVGMPGHSPGSIAVFSPAVEAVFVGDALTTRSVLTGATGLQPAPFTDEPAAALDSLSRLAGFEASWVLPGHGAPWRGDLAAVESEVRRAGN comes from the coding sequence ATGAAGCTCGCGCCACACCTGCACCGCATCGGAAATGACATCGTCGCCGCCTATCTGATCGAGACCGAGGAGGGAGTGACGGTCGTTGACGCCGGTCTGCCGGGCCACTGGAAGGACCTTGTTCGAGAGCTCGCCTCGATGGGTCGGACACCGGATGACGTGCGCGGCCTCATCCTGACCCACGGCGACAGCGATCACATCGGATTCGCCGAACGCCTGCGACGGGAACATAAAGTGCCCGTGTACGTGCACTCCGCCGACGCCGACCGGGCGAAGGGCGGTGACAAGCCGAAGGCCACCATCGGGCGGTTCCGCATCGGTGCTCTTCTCGGCTTCGCCGGCTATACGCTGCGAAAGAACGGCCTCCGCGCGACGTATCTGACCGACGTGGTCGAGGTCGCCGACGGCGACGTGCTCCCGCTGCCCGGGGCGCCCGTGATCGTGGGCATGCCCGGACACTCGCCCGGAAGCATCGCGGTGTTCTCGCCCGCGGTCGAGGCGGTGTTCGTCGGAGACGCGTTGACGACCCGGAGCGTTCTGACGGGCGCGACGGGCCTGCAGCCCGCGCCGTTCACAGATGAGCCGGCGGCTGCGCTCGACTCCCTCTCCCGGCTCGCCGGCTTCGAGGCCTCGTGGGTTCTTCCGGGACACGGCGCCCCGTGGCGTGGAGACCTCGCGGCCGTGGAGTCGGAGGTGCGCCGAGCCGGCAACTAG
- the map gene encoding type I methionyl aminopeptidase — MIELRTPTEITEMKAAGRFVAEVLTELSSRAAVGMNLLKLDAIAHDMIRARKAESCYIDYHPSFGASPFGKVLCTSVNDAVLHGLPHDYVLRDGDLLSLDFAASVDGWVADSAVSIVVGTPRPEDLRLIETTELALEAGIAAARVGARIGDISAAIGQVATEAGYGINTDFGGHGVGRTMHGDPHVPNNGRPNRGLPLRPGLVIAVEPWFLETTDKIVTDQDGWTLRSADGSRGAHSEHTIAITDDGPVILTKRS; from the coding sequence ATGATCGAGTTGCGCACGCCCACCGAAATCACCGAGATGAAGGCTGCCGGGCGGTTCGTCGCCGAGGTCCTGACAGAGCTCTCGTCGAGAGCCGCCGTCGGCATGAATCTACTCAAGCTCGACGCGATCGCCCACGACATGATCAGGGCACGCAAAGCGGAGTCGTGCTACATCGACTACCACCCGTCGTTCGGGGCGAGCCCCTTCGGCAAGGTGCTGTGCACCTCGGTGAACGACGCCGTGCTGCACGGTCTTCCTCACGACTATGTCTTGCGCGACGGAGATCTGCTGAGCCTCGACTTCGCGGCATCCGTTGACGGCTGGGTGGCCGACTCCGCCGTATCGATCGTGGTCGGCACACCACGACCCGAAGACCTGCGCCTGATCGAGACCACAGAGCTGGCACTGGAGGCGGGCATCGCCGCGGCCAGGGTCGGCGCCCGTATCGGTGATATCTCGGCGGCCATCGGACAGGTGGCCACCGAGGCCGGCTACGGCATCAACACCGACTTCGGCGGGCACGGCGTCGGCCGCACGATGCACGGCGACCCCCACGTTCCCAACAACGGTCGCCCGAATCGAGGCCTTCCCCTTCGACCCGGCCTCGTGATCGCCGTGGAGCCATGGTTCCTCGAGACCACCGACAAGATCGTCACCGACCAAGACGGCTGGACCCTTCGAAGCGCGGACGGCTCCCGCGGTGCACACTCCGAGCACACCATCGCGATCACCGACGATGGACCGGTGATTTTGACCAAGCGCTCCTGA
- a CDS encoding SDR family oxidoreductase — MIIEHPAARAVPSLAVTGATGHLGGIVARGLAELGVEQTLVVREASRAPRLEGSVVREAQYRDPVASRAALEGVHTLFMVSGSESVDRVAEHRSFIDAAAAAGVSHIVYTSFFGASPDAVFTLARDHFATEQHIQDSGLDFTFLRNNFYLDFFALLAGEDGVIRGPAGLGRVSAVSRADLARSALAVLRDPAAHAGAVYELTGREAISLDEVARIVTDKTGRSVTFHDETVPEAYASRAVYGAAPWQVDAWVSTYTAFAAGEQQRITGDVRALTGHEPATLAEFLDASA, encoded by the coding sequence ATGATCATCGAGCATCCCGCCGCGCGCGCAGTCCCCTCGCTTGCCGTCACCGGAGCAACCGGCCACCTGGGCGGGATCGTCGCCAGGGGCCTGGCTGAGCTCGGCGTCGAGCAGACGCTCGTGGTGCGCGAAGCGAGCCGCGCCCCGCGCCTCGAGGGCTCTGTGGTGCGAGAAGCGCAGTACAGGGACCCGGTCGCGAGCCGAGCCGCGCTCGAAGGGGTGCACACGCTGTTCATGGTGTCGGGATCCGAGAGCGTCGACCGCGTCGCCGAGCATCGATCGTTCATCGACGCGGCCGCAGCCGCGGGCGTCTCTCATATCGTCTACACGTCGTTCTTCGGTGCGAGTCCCGACGCGGTGTTCACCTTGGCGCGTGACCACTTCGCCACCGAGCAGCACATCCAGGACTCCGGCCTGGACTTCACCTTTCTGCGCAACAACTTCTATCTGGACTTCTTCGCGCTCCTCGCGGGGGAGGATGGCGTGATCCGGGGCCCCGCCGGGCTCGGCAGGGTGTCTGCAGTGAGCCGGGCCGACCTCGCGCGTTCGGCGCTCGCGGTGCTTCGCGACCCGGCGGCCCACGCCGGCGCCGTCTACGAGTTGACCGGGCGGGAGGCGATCAGCCTCGATGAGGTGGCGCGCATCGTCACAGACAAGACCGGCCGATCGGTGACGTTCCACGACGAGACGGTGCCCGAGGCTTACGCCTCGCGGGCGGTCTACGGTGCCGCGCCGTGGCAGGTCGACGCCTGGGTGTCGACCTACACCGCATTCGCGGCCGGCGAGCAGCAACGCATCACCGGCGACGTGCGAGCCCTGACCGGCCACGAACCCGCGACCTTGGCCGAGTTCCTCGACGCGAGCGCGTAG
- a CDS encoding LacI family DNA-binding transcriptional regulator, which yields MIARRVAPARATINDVAAVAGVSRGTVSRVLNSEAYVSEAARTAVADAISKVGYVRNNAARNLATRQSHAVGLVVHEPHSLFLEDPNIGSILLGINSALSDADYQLVSLVIDSERDSHRVAEYLSGGFVDGVIIVSARAHDPIAKVVAELGIAAAFVGHPVDIEGIPYVGIDNFSAAKAITSRLKQTGRRRIGMIAAGLDRDSGQDRMAGFRAALGDAFDPELVITTPLYAHASGIDGMRLLLDRAPDIDGVFAASDAMAAGVLDVLREAGRSVPGDVGVVGFDDSAWATRAQPPLSTVHQPAGQLGRRAAESVLAQLKGESVDTAGIFLETAIVWRESA from the coding sequence ATGATCGCCCGTCGAGTCGCACCCGCACGCGCGACCATCAACGATGTGGCCGCTGTCGCCGGCGTCTCGCGAGGCACGGTGTCGAGGGTGTTGAACTCCGAGGCCTACGTCTCCGAGGCCGCGCGCACGGCCGTGGCCGACGCCATCTCGAAAGTCGGCTACGTGCGTAACAACGCGGCGCGCAACCTGGCCACGCGGCAGTCGCACGCTGTCGGCCTCGTGGTGCACGAGCCCCACTCGCTCTTCCTCGAAGACCCCAACATCGGCAGCATCCTGCTGGGCATCAACTCCGCGCTCTCCGACGCCGATTACCAGCTCGTGTCGCTCGTCATCGATTCCGAGCGAGACAGCCACCGCGTGGCCGAGTACCTCAGCGGGGGCTTCGTCGACGGCGTGATCATCGTGTCGGCTCGGGCCCACGACCCCATCGCCAAGGTCGTGGCCGAGCTCGGCATCGCGGCGGCGTTCGTCGGGCACCCCGTCGACATCGAGGGCATCCCCTATGTCGGCATCGACAATTTCAGTGCCGCGAAGGCCATCACCTCGAGGCTGAAGCAGACCGGCCGACGGCGTATCGGCATGATCGCAGCGGGCCTCGACCGCGACTCCGGGCAAGACCGCATGGCGGGCTTCCGCGCCGCGCTCGGTGACGCCTTCGACCCGGAGCTGGTGATCACGACCCCGTTGTATGCGCATGCGAGCGGCATCGACGGCATGCGTCTGCTTCTCGATCGTGCGCCCGATATCGACGGGGTCTTCGCGGCCTCCGATGCCATGGCCGCCGGAGTGCTCGACGTTCTGCGCGAGGCCGGCCGCTCGGTTCCCGGAGATGTGGGCGTCGTCGGCTTCGACGACAGCGCCTGGGCTACGCGCGCCCAGCCTCCACTGTCGACCGTGCACCAGCCGGCCGGGCAGCTCGGTCGACGCGCGGCGGAGAGCGTGCTGGCCCAGCTCAAGGGCGAGTCTGTCGATACGGCGGGGATCTTTCTCGAGACGGCCATCGTCTGGCGCGAGTCGGCCTGA
- a CDS encoding TetR/AcrR family transcriptional regulator, with the protein MPTPTRTSRDAIVLAGLEILEDSGPDGLSMRAVADRVGVKAPSLYKHVTDRGALLQLVAEATADAVASKLGDADDLAGVARAFRAFAVSRPEGFRLMLSGTTPTEFSARTSAPLLRVAAGLAGEAHALAAARLITAWLTGFVTMELAGAFQLGGDVDEAFEFGIDRLSTALTSS; encoded by the coding sequence ATGCCCACCCCCACCCGCACATCACGTGACGCCATCGTGCTCGCCGGCCTCGAGATCCTCGAAGACTCGGGGCCGGATGGCCTGAGCATGCGGGCGGTCGCCGATCGCGTGGGCGTCAAGGCCCCGTCGCTCTACAAGCACGTCACCGACAGAGGTGCGCTCCTACAACTCGTCGCCGAGGCGACGGCCGATGCTGTCGCCTCAAAGCTGGGCGACGCCGACGACCTCGCCGGAGTGGCCAGGGCCTTCCGGGCGTTCGCCGTGTCGCGACCCGAGGGCTTCCGACTCATGCTCTCGGGAACGACGCCGACGGAGTTCAGCGCCAGGACCAGCGCCCCGCTCCTGCGCGTGGCGGCCGGGCTCGCCGGCGAAGCACACGCACTCGCTGCGGCTCGCCTGATCACCGCCTGGCTGACCGGCTTCGTCACGATGGAGCTGGCCGGCGCCTTCCAGCTGGGCGGAGACGTCGACGAGGCCTTCGAGTTCGGCATAGACCGGCTCTCGACGGCGCTGACGTCGAGCTGA
- a CDS encoding DNA-processing protein DprA — protein MTTFGLETAQISRLASAVVSRHDAVLDDAGAAEIFARASWTGIAEPGDGVAGVLVSHIGAPRALTALIEGWKPDRLGAVLIEAGGDSVSSRDLSLALDRWRPRLVSNAAISALRQAALVSSRLLLPDDPLWPQGFADLGVHAPLALWLRGVNDAVGSLGTSIALVGARAATGYGEHMAMEFGAGLSDRRICVVSGAAYGIDGMVHRAALASGGLTVAFLAGGVDRFYPSGHDALLQRISTVGAVMSELPCGSPPTKWRFLQRNRLIAASSRATVVIEAGHRSGSLNTAAHASSVGRPLGAVPGPVTSPSSAGCHRLIREFDATCVTTVDEVVELAGGLLGDSPTELDLPYAGEGDRLPPEQLRVLDALSVRAARTSIDIARRAGIATTTAEGVLGMLQLDGLATENDSGWRKTK, from the coding sequence ATGACCACCTTCGGACTCGAGACGGCCCAGATCTCTCGACTGGCCTCGGCCGTCGTGAGCCGTCATGACGCTGTACTCGACGACGCGGGCGCCGCCGAGATCTTCGCGCGCGCATCGTGGACGGGCATCGCGGAACCGGGGGACGGCGTTGCGGGAGTACTCGTCTCCCACATCGGTGCGCCGCGCGCACTGACCGCGCTCATCGAGGGCTGGAAACCCGACCGGCTCGGAGCGGTTCTCATCGAGGCGGGGGGCGACTCTGTGTCGAGCAGAGACCTGTCGCTGGCCCTCGATCGCTGGCGGCCCCGGCTCGTGTCGAACGCCGCGATCAGCGCACTGCGGCAGGCCGCCCTCGTATCGAGCCGCTTGCTTCTGCCAGACGATCCGCTCTGGCCGCAAGGGTTCGCCGACCTCGGTGTGCACGCGCCCCTTGCCCTGTGGCTGCGCGGGGTGAACGACGCCGTGGGGTCGCTCGGCACCTCCATCGCCCTCGTCGGGGCGCGGGCGGCGACCGGCTACGGCGAGCACATGGCGATGGAGTTCGGTGCCGGCCTCAGCGACAGGCGCATCTGCGTCGTCTCCGGCGCGGCCTATGGAATCGATGGCATGGTGCACCGGGCGGCGCTCGCCAGCGGGGGACTGACGGTGGCATTTCTCGCCGGCGGCGTCGACCGCTTCTATCCCAGCGGGCACGACGCCCTGCTTCAGCGCATCTCGACGGTCGGGGCGGTCATGTCGGAGCTGCCGTGCGGATCGCCGCCCACCAAATGGAGATTTCTGCAGCGCAACCGACTCATTGCAGCATCGAGCCGGGCCACGGTCGTCATCGAGGCCGGCCACCGCTCAGGCTCGCTCAATACCGCGGCGCACGCCTCGTCTGTCGGTCGGCCCCTCGGGGCGGTTCCCGGGCCGGTCACGTCGCCGTCATCGGCCGGATGCCACCGGCTGATCCGGGAGTTCGACGCCACGTGCGTGACGACCGTCGACGAGGTCGTGGAACTCGCCGGAGGACTCCTCGGAGACTCGCCAACGGAGCTGGACCTGCCGTACGCGGGGGAGGGCGACCGGCTTCCGCCCGAGCAGTTGCGTGTTCTCGACGCTCTCAGCGTTCGCGCGGCGCGCACCTCGATCGACATAGCCCGCCGAGCGGGCATCGCGACCACGACGGCCGAGGGAGTCCTCGGCATGCTGCAGCTCGACGGGCTGGCCACCGAGAATGACTCGGGCTGGAGGAAGACGAAGTGA
- a CDS encoding YifB family Mg chelatase-like AAA ATPase, with translation MVEVEADITQGLPSFTIIGLPDTALSNARERVRHATSNAGCPLPARRITVNLSPAALPKFGPVFDLAIAMALLAAARSVDPASIGGVVHLGELGLDGRLRPTDGILPAIAAAARLGHTRFMVPTGNADEARLVPGVTIIPVSSVRDAAIAHGGRFQPEPTEPILLPRDQASETPVLELADVVGNRDAAQSLVVAAAGGHHLFMLGPPGAGKTMLAARLPGLLPDLDPMASLEVTSLRSLAGQTVGSSLITRPPLESPHHTATAAALVGGGSRQIRPGAAARASHGVLFMDEAPEFNANVLDALRQPLESGVISIHRANAAADFPASFQLVLAANPCPCGQYGARDSECTCTPNTRRRYLGRISGPLMDRIDIQLRVQRITAAELRMSDDADRLTTVDARAQVVAARAKAAERLSDTPWRLNSQVPGAWFRTGNRRLSHTTTASLDRALERGGLTMRGYDRVLRLAWTVADLDSAEIPTPEHVGRALYLRKSIQQ, from the coding sequence ATGGTCGAAGTCGAGGCCGACATCACGCAGGGTCTTCCGTCGTTCACCATCATCGGACTGCCCGACACCGCGCTGTCCAATGCTCGAGAACGGGTGCGGCACGCCACGAGCAACGCTGGATGCCCGCTGCCCGCGCGTCGAATCACCGTGAACCTCTCGCCGGCTGCGCTGCCGAAGTTCGGTCCGGTCTTCGACCTGGCCATCGCCATGGCGCTTCTGGCGGCCGCCCGCAGCGTCGACCCAGCGTCCATCGGCGGGGTCGTGCACCTCGGCGAGCTGGGTCTGGATGGCCGGCTCCGCCCGACCGACGGCATCCTGCCGGCCATCGCCGCGGCCGCCCGGCTGGGACACACCCGGTTCATGGTGCCGACCGGCAACGCCGACGAGGCGCGCCTGGTGCCGGGCGTCACGATCATCCCCGTATCGTCGGTGCGCGACGCCGCGATTGCCCACGGCGGGCGCTTCCAGCCCGAACCGACGGAGCCGATCCTGCTGCCGCGCGACCAGGCCAGCGAGACGCCGGTCCTCGAACTCGCCGACGTCGTGGGCAATCGAGATGCGGCGCAGTCTCTCGTCGTGGCCGCGGCGGGTGGGCATCACCTCTTCATGCTCGGCCCTCCGGGGGCGGGCAAGACGATGCTCGCGGCGAGGCTGCCGGGGCTCTTGCCAGACCTCGATCCGATGGCGTCGCTCGAGGTCACCTCGTTGCGCTCGCTCGCGGGCCAGACGGTCGGCTCGTCGCTGATCACCAGGCCGCCGCTCGAGAGCCCGCACCACACCGCCACCGCCGCCGCGCTGGTTGGAGGGGGCTCACGACAGATTCGTCCGGGGGCCGCAGCCCGGGCCTCCCACGGAGTCCTCTTCATGGACGAGGCACCCGAGTTCAATGCCAACGTGCTCGACGCGCTGCGCCAGCCACTCGAATCCGGCGTTATCAGCATCCACCGTGCGAATGCGGCCGCAGACTTCCCAGCGTCGTTCCAGCTCGTCCTCGCGGCCAACCCTTGTCCGTGCGGCCAGTACGGCGCTCGCGACTCGGAGTGCACCTGCACGCCGAACACTCGGCGGCGATATCTCGGTCGCATCTCCGGGCCACTCATGGATCGCATCGACATCCAGCTTCGGGTGCAGCGCATCACGGCGGCCGAGCTGCGCATGTCCGACGATGCCGACCGCCTCACGACGGTCGATGCGCGAGCCCAGGTGGTGGCCGCGAGGGCCAAGGCTGCCGAGCGACTGTCCGACACGCCCTGGCGCCTCAACTCCCAGGTCCCCGGTGCCTGGTTCCGCACGGGCAACCGCCGTCTTTCGCATACCACCACGGCGTCGCTCGATCGCGCGCTCGAACGGGGCGGCCTCACGATGCGCGGCTACGACCGAGTGCTGCGCCTCGCCTGGACGGTGGCCGACCTCGACTCGGCCGAGATCCCCACCCCGGAACACGTCGGACGTGCCCTCTACCTCAGAAAGTCGATCCAGCAATGA
- the rplS gene encoding 50S ribosomal protein L19: MSHILDHVDAASLRSDIPEFRAGDNVKVHVNIVEGTRSRIQVFQGVVIGRSGEGVRETFCVRKVSFQVGVERTFPVHSPVIDHIEVVTRGDVRRAKLYYLRALRGKKAKIKEKRDA; this comes from the coding sequence ATGAGCCACATTCTCGATCACGTCGACGCGGCATCGCTGCGTAGCGACATCCCCGAGTTCCGCGCCGGCGACAACGTCAAGGTGCACGTCAACATCGTTGAAGGTACGCGCTCGCGTATCCAGGTGTTCCAGGGCGTCGTCATCGGCCGCTCGGGCGAGGGCGTCCGCGAGACGTTCTGCGTGCGCAAGGTCAGCTTCCAGGTGGGCGTCGAGCGTACCTTCCCGGTGCACTCCCCGGTCATCGACCACATCGAGGTCGTCACCCGCGGTGACGTGCGCCGCGCCAAGCTGTACTACCTCCGTGCACTGCGCGGCAAGAAGGCCAAGATCAAGGAGAAGCGCGACGCGTAA
- a CDS encoding DUF2469 family protein — protein MEDDEIEDYDREVELALYREYRDVVSQFKYVIETERRFYLANDVELVRRDTEHDFYFELVMNDVWVWDVYRSDRFVKSVRVLTFKDVNVEELSTKDFELPKELALDE, from the coding sequence ATGGAAGATGATGAGATCGAGGACTACGACCGCGAAGTCGAACTGGCCCTCTACCGCGAATACCGCGATGTGGTCTCGCAGTTCAAGTACGTGATCGAGACCGAGCGCCGGTTCTACCTGGCGAACGACGTCGAACTCGTGCGCCGCGACACCGAGCACGACTTCTACTTCGAGCTGGTGATGAACGACGTGTGGGTGTGGGATGTGTACCGCTCCGACCGCTTCGTGAAGTCGGTTCGGGTCTTGACGTTCAAAGACGTGAACGTCGAGGAGCTGTCGACCAAGGACTTCGAGCTTCCGAAGGAACTCGCGCTCGACGAGTAG
- the lepB gene encoding signal peptidase I has translation MTETTMPSRTSRRHKNSRRSRSTLLFLRDILIIFLVAVLASVLIKTFLVRSFFIPSGSMENTLQIDDRILVNQLEPGLMPIERGDVVVFADPGGWLPATIAPQKAPVVAAVDWVLETVGLTASDANDHLIKRVIGLPGDHVTCCNALGQMSVNGVPLDEPYIKLPDGQTAASGVAFDVTVPEGSLWVMGDNRYNSADSRYNQDKPGDGFVPVKNVVGRALWITWPTDRWTFLDNYSDVFAGVPSEDPK, from the coding sequence ATGACAGAAACGACCATGCCCTCGCGTACGTCACGCCGGCACAAGAATTCGCGCAGGTCGCGCAGCACACTGCTGTTCCTCCGCGACATCCTCATCATCTTCCTCGTCGCCGTGCTGGCGTCGGTGCTGATCAAGACCTTTCTGGTGCGCTCGTTCTTCATCCCCTCGGGGTCGATGGAGAATACGCTTCAGATCGACGATCGCATCCTCGTCAACCAGCTCGAGCCGGGCCTCATGCCCATCGAGCGGGGCGATGTTGTCGTGTTCGCCGATCCGGGCGGCTGGTTGCCCGCCACGATCGCCCCGCAGAAGGCGCCGGTCGTCGCCGCAGTGGACTGGGTGCTCGAGACGGTCGGCCTCACGGCGAGCGACGCGAACGACCACCTCATCAAGCGCGTCATCGGCCTTCCCGGCGACCACGTGACCTGCTGCAACGCCCTCGGCCAGATGTCGGTGAACGGCGTTCCCCTCGACGAGCCGTATATCAAGCTGCCCGACGGTCAGACCGCGGCATCCGGTGTCGCCTTCGACGTGACCGTGCCCGAGGGATCGCTCTGGGTGATGGGTGACAACCGCTACAACTCGGCGGACTCGCGCTACAACCAGGACAAACCGGGCGATGGCTTCGTGCCTGTCAAGAACGTGGTTGGGCGCGCCCTGTGGATCACCTGGCCGACCGATCGATGGACGTTCCTCGACAACTACTCCGACGTCTTCGCCGGGGTCCCGAGCGAGGATCCGAAATAG